Part of the Acidobacteriota bacterium genome is shown below.
CGGAGGAGAAGCATTCGCCGTTCAGGCAGATGTGTCCTCCCCCTTAGAGGTTGATCGGATGTTCGATAAAATCGGGGAGAAATACGGTGGGGTGGATATCTTGGTGAACAACGCGGGGATTCACCAACATCTTCCTGCCTACTCCCTCTCCATTGAGGACTGGAAGCGGATAATCGATGTCAACCTTAACGGCACCTTCATCGTCACCCGGAAGGTGATAAATCACATGAAATTAAAGGGTTGGGGGAGGATCATAAACATCTCCTCGATAAGCGGTTTTGCTGGAACCACCGTGGAATGCCATTACGCAGCAAGTAAATTGGGCGTTGTCGGCTTCACCAAGGCGCTTGCCCTCGAGCTCGCCCCATACGGTATAACCGTCAACGCAA
Proteins encoded:
- a CDS encoding 3-oxoacyl-ACP reductase FabG, which gives rise to MDKELGGKVALVTGASRGIGAAIALALAKEGAKVAVNYNKQKEKAEKVVADIYELGGEAFAVQADVSSPLEVDRMFDKIGEKYGGVDILVNNAGIHQHLPAYSLSIEDWKRIIDVNLNGTFIVTRKVINHMKLKGWGRIINISSISGFAGTTVECHYAASKLGVVGFTKALALELAPYGITVNAIAPGAIETDMLAVNSEKRRKEVVSKIPVGRIGIPEDIAHGVLFLASPKASYITGQTLHINGGEGLY